From the Plectropomus leopardus isolate mb chromosome 18, YSFRI_Pleo_2.0, whole genome shotgun sequence genome, one window contains:
- the lypla2 gene encoding acyl-protein thioesterase 2: MCGNNMSVPLLAEAVTVSGKEKETAAVIFLHGLGDSGHGWAQGLMEIQLPYVKIICPHALPMPVTLNMGARMPAWFDLMGLSLHSQEDEVGIKKAADNIKAIIDHEVKNGIPPNRIMLGGFSQGGALSLYTALTCEHQLAGVVALSCWLPLHQTFPSASSGNKNTPILQCHGEMDPLVPPHFGHATSQKLKAIIDPAMVTFKTYPDMLHCSCPQEMAAVKEFMEKCLPRI, encoded by the exons atgtgtggcaACAACATGTCTGTGCCGCTGCTCGCCGAGGCTGTGACGGTGTCTGGGAAGGAGAAGGAGACCGCGGCG GTGATCTTCCTTCATGGGCTGGGTGACTCAGG gCATGGGTGGGCACAGGGTTTGATGGAGATCCAGCTGCCGTACGTCAAGATCATTTGCCCCCATGc ACTTCCGATGCCCGTCACTCTCAACATGGGAGCGAGGATGCCCGCGTG GTTCGACCTCATGGGTCTCTCCCTACACAGCCAGGAGGATGAAGTAGGAATCAAGAAGGCAGCAGACAACA TCAAGGCCATAATTGACCATGAGGTCAAAAATGGGATTCCCCCGAATCGCATAATGCTCGGTGGCTTCTCTCAG GGTGGGGCCTTGTCCTTGTATACCGCCCTGACCTGCGAGCATCAGCTGGCCGGCGTTGTGGCCCTCAGCTGCTGGCTACCACTTCACCAGACCTTCCCATCG GCGTCCAGCGGCAACAAGAACACCCCGATCTTGCAGTGCCACGGTGAGATGGACCCATTGGTTCCGCCGCATTTTGGTCATGCAACGTCACAAAAACTCAAAGCCATAATCGACCCTGCGATGGTCACCTTCAAAACCTACCCAGACATGCTACACTGCTCCTGTCCTCag GAGATGGCGGCTGTAAAGGAATTTATGGAGAAGTGTTTGCCCCGAATCTGA
- the sfpq gene encoding splicing factor, proline- and glutamine-rich, producing the protein MSRFNNNRGGLGMNFQQRRGGGPGGPMRGGLMGNPHFRNHPFQNHNQNRRGGNNNYNRGGHQKPQQNQPIIPPPSPGPALTMKGPAQQQQKPAEQQQKPVEQQQKPAQQQQKPAQQQQKPTTPAPQPKIQSPPPKPTMTSPPPNQANKNQNQQMKSPAGNANGQQQRQPPQPSPKQGPQQNPRSGPQQSPRSGPQQNPRSGPQQSPRSGPQQSPRSGPQQGPRFGPQQGQRTGPYQGQRTGPYQGQRSGPPATKPSQQPEKMVTNDDAIVSDGPREKEFKAALSMLLKPGEKAYTQRCRLFIGNLPNDITEDDFKKLFAKFGEPSEVFINKNKGFGFIRLESRALAEIAKAELDDTPTRGRPLRVRFATHSAALSVKNLSPYVSNELLEEAFSQFGMVERAVVIVDDRGRPTGKGIVEFASKPAARKALDRCNEGVFLLTTSPRPVIVEPLEQFDDEDGLPEKLAQKNPRYQVEREEPPRFARPGSFEYEYSKRWKSLDDMEKQQRQQVEKNMREAREKLESEMEEAYHEHQANLLRQDLLRRQEELRRMEELHSQEMQKRKEMQLRQEEERRLREEEMIHKREIEEQIRRQREENYRMGNFIDREREMRMNSSGGLGMGEMSFGGSNQKFPMGGLGFEGQQGLGSASGGLMGKEMRNERFAQGGPRGMGPGNAGYGRVREEFDGPAKKPRF; encoded by the exons ATGTCTCGCTTTAACAACAACCGTGGCGGCCTTGGGATGAATTTCCAGCAGCGCAGAGGCGGTGGGCCCGGCGGCCCGATGCGGGGTGGGTTAATGGGAAACCCACATTTTAGGAACCATCCTTTCCAGAACCACAACCAAAATCGAAGGGGAGGAAATAATAACTACAACAGGGGGGGTCATCAGAAGCCACAACAGAACCAGCCCATCATCCCTCCGCCGAGTCCCGGCCCTGCTCTCACCATGAAAGGCCcggcacagcagcagcagaagccggcagagcagcagcagaagccggtagagcagcagcagaaacccgcacagcagcagcagaaaccggcacaacagcagcagaaaccGACAACCCCCGCGCCCCAGCCGAAGATCCAGTCACCCCCACCAAAGCCCACCATGACCTCCCCTCCACCCAACCAGGCCAACAAGAACCAGAACCAGCAGATGAAGTCGCCGGCTGGAAATGCAAACggacagcagcagaggcagccCCCACAACCGAGCCCGAAGCAAGGACCGCAACAAAACCCCAGGTCCGGTCCTCAACAAAGCCCCAGGTCCGGTCCTCAACAAAACCCCCGATCCGGTCCTCAACAAAGCCCCCGGTCCGGTCCACAACAAAGCCCCAGGTCCGGTCCTCAACAGGGCCCGCGATTCGGTCCTCAACAAGGCCAGAGGACGGGCCCTTATCAAGGCCAGAGGACGGGTCCATATCAAGGCCAGAGGTCAGGGCCACCGGCGACTAAGCCCAGCCAGCAGCCGGAGAAAATGGTCACAAACGACGACGCGATCGTGTCGGATGGGCCCCGggaaaag GAGTTTAAGGCAGCACTTTCCATGCTACTGAAACCTGGCGAGAAGGCGTACACACAGCGATGCCGTCTGTTTATTGGAAACCTCCCTAACGACATCACAGAGGACGATTTCAAGAAGCTGTTTGCGAAATTCGGAGAGCCCAGTGAGGTcttcatcaacaaaaacaaaggcttTGGTTTCATCCGATTG GAGTCGCGTGCACTGGCAGAGATAGCAAAAGCAGAGCTGGATGACACACCAACAAGAGGCAGACCCCTGCGTGTCCGATTTgccactcactctgcagctttGTCCGTGAAGAATCTGTCACCGTACGTTTCCAACGAACTCCTGGAAGAAGCGTTCTCACAGTTTGGAATGGTCGAGAGAGCCGTCGTCATCGTGGATGACCGCGGACGCCCCACGGGCAAGGGCATTGTTGAGTTTGCCTCCAAACCTGCAGCCAGAAAAGCCCTGGATCGGTGCAATGAGGGCGTCTTCTTGCTTACCAC GTCACCCCGGCCTGTCATTGTTGAGCCTCTGGAGCAGTTTGATGATGAGGATGGTCttccagaaaagctggcacagaAGAACCCCAGATATCAAGT AGAGCGCGAGGAACCCCCTCGTTTTGCTCGTCCCGGCAGTTTCGAATACGAGTACTCAAAGCGCTGGAAGTCCCTGGACGACATGGAgaagcagcagaggcagcaggTAGAGAAGAACATGCGCGAGGCCCGTGAGAAGCTGGAGAGCGAGATGGAGGAAGCGTACCATGAACACCAGGCCAACCTGCTGAGACAGG ATCTGCTGAGGCGGCAGGAGGAGCTGCGGCGCATGGAGGAGTTACACAGTCAGGAGATGcagaagaggaaggagatgCAGCTCag ACAAGAAGAAGAGCGTCGCCTGCGGGAAGAAGAGATGATTCACAAGAGGGAGATAGAAGAGCAGATTCGCCGCCAGCGTGAGGAGAACTACAGGATGGGCAACTTCATCGAC AGGGAACGGGAAATGAGAATGAATTCCAGTGGAGGTTTGGGCATGGGTG AAATGTCCTTTGGTGGGTCCAACCAGAAGTTCCCCATGGGTGGCCTGGGCTTTGAGGGCCAGCAGGGACTGGGATCAGCTTCTGGAGGCCTGATGGGCAAAGAAATG
- the pithd1 gene encoding PITH domain-containing protein 1, which yields MSGNGHGHGQGHSCGCKGEHEPAERGLEYGLYRRIDLEKLQCLNESRDGDGKLVFKPWDRRHERDKYVESDADEELLFNIPFTGSVKLKGIIISGEDDDSHPAEIRLYKNIPQMSFDDTGREPEQAFRLNRDPAAELEYPTKIARFSNVNHLSIHVSKNFGEESTRVYYIGLRGEYSEAHRHEVTICNYEAAANPADHKVESIIPQTNFIS from the exons ATGTCCGGAAACGGCCACGGTCACGGACAGGGACACAGCTGCGGGTGCAAGGGTGAGCACGAGCCCGCGGAGAGGGGCCTGGAGTACGGACTCTACCGGCGGATCGACCTGGAGAAGCTGCAGTGTCTGAACGAGAGCAGAGACGGGGACGGGAAGCTGGTGTTCAAACCGTGGGACCGGCGGCACGAGCGGGACAAG taCGTGGAGAGCGACGCAGATGAAGAGCTGCTGTTCAACATCCC tTTTACCGGCAGCGTGAAGCTGAAAGGTATCATCATCTCTGGAGAAGATGACGACTCTCATCCAGCTGAGATTCGACT GTACAAGAACATCCCTCAGATGTCGTTCGACGACACCGGCAGAGAACCTGAACAAGCCTTCAGACTCAACAGAGACCCCGCTGCTGAGCTCGAGTACCCGACAAA GATTGCTCGTTTTTCCAACGTTAACCACCTCTCCATCCACGTGTCAAAGAACTTTGGAGAAGAGAGCACCAGAGTTTACTACATCGGTCTGAGAGGAGAATACTCAGAG GCTCACAGACACGAAGTGACGATCTGTAACTACGAGGCCGCAGCGAACCCTGCGGATCACAAAGTGGAGAGCATCATCCCACAAACCAATTTCATTTCCTGA